One window of the Marinilactibacillus sp. Marseille-P9653 genome contains the following:
- a CDS encoding tape measure protein — MAANGTVTIKVQANDQELKTLVKGIQDLKKQFDGLSKINPFEAIAKGAEHARTSLLGVSVTSADVSKSIDNIDSKALDNVIQSADKADSGLDNLIYTASDVDSEINGIDSDAIQLIGTTADRADGDLSDLVYTAEDVDSAIASIDADNVDGVGKSADKASGEMDDMGQSAGKASDEIKSIDKKPIDDAEKSSKKLSFSLLDFAKAVGIVKLVSVGFDMLTGSIDGAINRFDTFNTFPRTMEGLGYSTDQADRAIRRLDQGTRGLPTTLDGIVSSVQRIASVTGDLNLATDTALALNNAFLASGSSASDAARGTEQYVQMLSKGEADLQSYRTLQETMTLALNKTAESFGFAGESAQTDFYAALKNGDITFREFNSRLIELSNAQGGFAELAKTNSESLRTSWSNLRTAFVRNTANMLTKLDELSNALTGKSIAQNVDGLQTIINKAFSTIGNSIDLVSPIIVGTANAFQLLYDTTQPIHPVLKAAGSALLTWMVLGKIIPLIHKSTIATAAYTISTDALAFSKKALSASYAILTGSMTIGNKVVALATAGFNLFNGALLTTTAIAGGIILGIGLLVGGFVLLKNILGKTSPELSALTDEAKEAADATDGLTDSIKGSAESYESTQNRIEGQVNSLRTLASETVALADAERSNAITKRDLKNNIEELNGALDGLNLAYNEETGSLNISNEALQARLNLYEAEQKEVAARERITEIEEERAEAMKQSEENTKLLAETEKQLDEDRQGFMGTAAGVFNAHKEAEEALEELTEAQNRNGESIQDLAFEQAEAQAQINQAAREAEDARREQVANFGISMDIMTDKQREVAETMKGTYDEMVSNTQDAFSRMNEESSVSADEMIANLEHNAKMTKEWGDNRAQLMEVASQDGNAGFLKWLEGLGPDSAAELAVVADMGDTELQRFIDLMNEAPQTASEAFSTSLGEGMEEAGNVMIEGWQNAETSLKDAIEGAGFEEYGRMVGEGAAKGVKDSTADVGEATIDMAKTADKNFAGQLGIHSPSRVFIGHGSDIVAGLLQGISSASPQVLTSVNQLADGINKAFTQSLKSINTTSVSGWKQLGNTISQSFKGMNQNVKTETTAINNQMQQSMQKMNQTATTGTRQITLTYQRSYQQIRTNTEREQRAMVQSTQRNIQAQQKATQTGYNAMRSAAQSNLNNMVGVTRSTMSQATAIMNSTASQARYAGQNMGLGFRNGLASTTGGILNTARSIANSAANTIKSALKIHSPSRVTTALGQFTGDGLVEGMKNRVRDVEKIAGEMAQKALPQIDVGRSLGLVGTSAMAGNVYNNNQSYTLNANNSGTSNFSREDLQRLFKEFTWYIKQEGGVLDG; from the coding sequence GTGGCAGCCAACGGAACGGTAACGATCAAAGTTCAAGCAAATGACCAGGAATTAAAGACTTTAGTAAAAGGTATTCAGGACCTAAAAAAGCAATTTGACGGATTATCTAAAATAAACCCGTTTGAAGCAATCGCAAAAGGAGCTGAGCATGCCAGGACATCACTTTTAGGCGTATCTGTTACTTCTGCTGACGTGTCCAAGTCAATTGATAACATCGACAGTAAAGCGTTGGATAATGTCATACAGAGCGCTGACAAAGCAGATAGTGGATTAGACAATTTAATCTACACAGCTAGCGATGTAGATAGTGAAATCAATGGTATTGATAGTGATGCTATTCAGTTGATTGGAACGACCGCAGATCGTGCTGATGGTGATTTGAGTGATTTAGTTTATACAGCCGAAGATGTAGATTCTGCTATCGCTAGTATTGATGCTGATAACGTTGATGGAGTTGGCAAGAGCGCTGATAAAGCGAGCGGTGAAATGGATGATATGGGTCAAAGCGCTGGGAAAGCAAGCGACGAGATTAAAAGTATTGATAAAAAGCCAATTGATGATGCAGAAAAGAGTAGTAAAAAGCTTAGTTTTTCATTACTAGACTTTGCGAAAGCAGTAGGAATAGTCAAATTGGTCAGTGTTGGCTTTGATATGTTGACTGGTTCTATAGACGGTGCAATTAATCGTTTTGATACGTTTAATACCTTCCCTCGAACAATGGAGGGGTTAGGCTATTCCACAGATCAAGCTGATAGAGCAATTAGACGTTTAGATCAAGGAACAAGAGGATTACCAACTACTTTAGATGGTATCGTATCAAGTGTTCAAAGGATAGCTTCCGTGACGGGGGACTTGAATTTAGCTACCGATACAGCTTTAGCTTTAAACAATGCTTTCTTAGCCAGTGGGTCAAGCGCATCGGATGCAGCTCGAGGAACAGAACAATACGTCCAGATGCTTTCAAAAGGTGAAGCAGACTTACAATCCTATCGCACTTTGCAAGAAACGATGACGTTAGCGCTCAATAAAACAGCCGAATCATTTGGTTTTGCTGGTGAATCGGCTCAAACTGATTTTTATGCGGCTTTGAAGAACGGGGATATCACTTTCCGTGAATTCAACTCTCGTTTGATTGAATTAAGCAATGCTCAGGGTGGATTTGCTGAATTAGCTAAAACTAATAGTGAATCATTAAGAACTAGTTGGTCCAATTTAAGGACTGCTTTTGTTCGTAATACAGCCAACATGTTGACTAAATTAGATGAGTTATCAAACGCGCTAACCGGTAAGAGTATTGCTCAAAACGTTGATGGTTTACAGACTATAATCAATAAAGCTTTTTCTACAATTGGCAATTCGATTGACTTAGTATCTCCGATTATTGTAGGAACAGCAAATGCTTTTCAACTCTTATATGACACAACTCAACCAATTCATCCGGTATTAAAGGCTGCTGGTTCTGCATTATTGACTTGGATGGTGTTAGGCAAAATCATACCGTTAATTCACAAATCAACAATTGCTACAGCTGCATATACTATCTCGACAGATGCGCTAGCTTTTTCCAAAAAAGCTTTATCAGCATCGTACGCAATACTAACTGGTTCGATGACAATTGGTAACAAAGTGGTTGCTCTAGCAACTGCGGGTTTCAACTTATTCAACGGAGCTTTATTAACTACGACCGCTATAGCGGGAGGAATTATACTAGGTATCGGATTACTCGTGGGAGGATTCGTATTACTTAAGAACATCTTAGGTAAAACATCTCCGGAGCTATCTGCTTTGACAGACGAAGCAAAAGAAGCTGCTGATGCTACTGACGGATTAACGGATTCTATTAAAGGTAGTGCAGAGAGTTATGAATCTACTCAGAATCGAATTGAAGGTCAAGTCAATTCATTAAGGACATTAGCTAGTGAGACTGTTGCTTTAGCTGATGCTGAACGATCTAATGCTATAACTAAGCGTGACTTGAAGAATAATATTGAAGAACTTAATGGAGCGTTAGACGGTCTTAATTTAGCTTACAACGAAGAGACAGGCTCACTTAACATTTCTAACGAAGCGCTTCAAGCTAGATTGAATCTATATGAAGCGGAACAAAAAGAAGTTGCGGCACGTGAACGGATTACTGAAATAGAAGAAGAACGCGCTGAGGCAATGAAACAGTCGGAAGAAAATACCAAACTTCTGGCTGAGACAGAAAAACAGTTAGATGAAGATCGTCAAGGTTTTATGGGAACAGCGGCTGGCGTTTTCAATGCTCATAAAGAAGCAGAAGAAGCCCTTGAAGAGCTGACTGAAGCACAAAATCGTAATGGTGAATCTATACAAGATTTAGCGTTTGAACAAGCTGAAGCACAAGCTCAGATTAATCAGGCAGCTAGAGAAGCAGAAGATGCCAGACGTGAACAAGTAGCCAACTTCGGAATCTCTATGGATATCATGACAGATAAACAAAGAGAAGTAGCGGAAACCATGAAAGGCACCTATGACGAAATGGTTTCGAACACTCAAGATGCGTTCTCTCGTATGAATGAAGAGTCAAGTGTATCAGCGGATGAAATGATCGCTAACCTTGAACACAACGCTAAGATGACTAAAGAGTGGGGGGACAATAGAGCCCAACTAATGGAAGTCGCTTCTCAGGATGGTAACGCTGGGTTCCTTAAATGGTTAGAAGGGTTAGGACCGGACTCTGCAGCTGAATTAGCAGTTGTTGCTGATATGGGTGATACTGAACTACAAAGATTCATTGATTTGATGAACGAGGCACCTCAAACAGCTAGTGAAGCTTTCAGTACAAGTTTAGGTGAAGGCATGGAAGAAGCCGGAAACGTGATGATTGAAGGCTGGCAAAATGCGGAAACTAGTCTGAAGGATGCAATTGAAGGTGCAGGATTTGAAGAGTATGGGCGTATGGTCGGAGAAGGCGCTGCTAAAGGCGTCAAAGATAGTACGGCAGACGTCGGAGAAGCTACCATCGATATGGCCAAGACTGCAGACAAGAACTTTGCTGGTCAATTAGGTATCCACTCACCATCTAGAGTCTTTATTGGTCATGGATCTGATATTGTAGCTGGATTACTACAAGGAATAAGTTCAGCCAGTCCTCAAGTGTTAACTTCTGTTAACCAGCTGGCTGATGGTATAAATAAAGCTTTTACTCAATCATTAAAAAGTATTAATACGACATCAGTTTCTGGATGGAAACAACTAGGGAATACTATTTCTCAATCATTTAAAGGCATGAATCAAAATGTTAAAACAGAAACTACGGCGATTAATAATCAAATGCAGCAATCCATGCAGAAAATGAATCAGACAGCGACAACTGGCACAAGACAGATCACACTGACTTATCAGCGTTCATATCAGCAAATCAGAACGAACACAGAGCGTGAACAACGTGCAATGGTTCAGTCAACTCAAAGAAATATTCAAGCACAGCAAAAAGCTACTCAAACAGGCTATAACGCTATGCGTTCTGCTGCTCAATCAAATCTTAATAACATGGTAGGTGTTACAAGATCGACTATGAGCCAAGCAACAGCCATTATGAACAGTACAGCTAGTCAAGCTAGATACGCTGGTCAGAACATGGGATTAGGTTTTAGAAACGGTCTAGCATCCACTACCGGCGGTATATTGAATACTGCACGTTCTATTGCGAATAGTGCAGCTAATACAATCAAGAGCGCTTTGAAAATCCATTCTCCATCAAGAGTTACCACTGCTTTAGGTCAATTTACTGGTGACGGTTTGGTAGAAGGTATGAAAAATAGAGTTAGAGATGTTGAGAAAATTGCTGGAGAGATGGCTCAAAAAGCATTACCTCAGATTGATGTTGGTCGATCTCTTGGTTTAGTGGGTACTTCAGCAATGGCAGGAAATGTTTACAACAATAATCAATCATATACTTTAAATGCAAACAACAGTGGTACTAGCAACTTCTCAAGAGAAGACCTACAAAGGTTGTTTAAAGAATTTACCTGGTACATCAAACAAGAAGGAGGTGTATTGGATGGCTAA
- a CDS encoding distal tail protein Dit yields the protein MANIKYNGKNSEELGLIMVNEVEHELASNDIEVLEIEGRDGVLLFDKQRLKPIEKAYPMHLRKDVYQSTAPISEWLNVKGWHELLLSWDPDYQYKATVINSISIEEVIKQFGKIRVAFLVHPIKFLKTSLVERTLTKGQIINNRGNVRADPIITLTGNGDTVITINGRRTVLEDVQGSIVLDMQNSMVYSGNLSAWNKLVRESNSHKPYLDVGNNTINWTGTFTAKIKMFEGVKL from the coding sequence ATGGCTAATATCAAGTATAACGGAAAGAACAGTGAAGAATTAGGTTTAATTATGGTCAATGAAGTTGAACATGAATTAGCGAGTAATGATATTGAAGTGTTGGAAATAGAAGGTAGAGACGGTGTATTACTTTTTGATAAGCAAAGGCTTAAACCGATTGAAAAAGCTTATCCGATGCATCTTCGAAAAGATGTCTACCAAAGCACTGCACCAATTAGTGAATGGTTGAATGTGAAAGGATGGCATGAATTACTACTTTCTTGGGATCCCGACTATCAGTATAAAGCGACAGTAATCAACTCAATCAGTATCGAAGAAGTTATCAAGCAATTCGGGAAAATTCGAGTTGCTTTTTTAGTGCATCCAATTAAGTTTTTAAAGACTTCTTTGGTCGAACGGACGTTAACTAAAGGTCAAATCATCAATAACAGAGGGAACGTGAGAGCTGATCCAATTATCACTTTGACCGGAAACGGGGATACCGTTATTACCATTAATGGCAGGCGTACGGTGCTTGAAGATGTTCAAGGATCAATCGTCTTAGACATGCAAAACAGCATGGTTTATAGCGGTAATTTAAGCGCCTGGAACAAGTTGGTAAGGGAATCTAACTCTCATAAACCTTACTTGGATGTAGGTAACAATACAATTAATTGGACAGGAACTTTTACAGCAAAAATCAAGATGTTTGAAGGTGTTAAATTGTGA